A single region of the bacterium genome encodes:
- a CDS encoding cytidine/deoxycytidylate deaminase family protein produces the protein MSRPSWDEYFIGLVREVAKRATCDRGKSGCLIVRDKRIICTGYVGSPPGLPHCDEAGHLMKQLVDDDGQVSRHCVRTIHAEQNAICQAARHGTALDGATLYCTMEPCRTCALLIISCGIRRVVAERRYHAAGETRELFQMAGVDLVVQNDEVERYENQ, from the coding sequence ATGTCGCGACCCAGCTGGGACGAGTACTTCATCGGCCTGGTGCGGGAAGTGGCCAAGCGCGCCACCTGCGACCGGGGGAAGAGCGGCTGCCTGATCGTGCGCGACAAGCGCATCATCTGCACGGGCTACGTGGGATCCCCGCCCGGACTGCCCCACTGCGACGAGGCGGGCCACCTCATGAAGCAGCTGGTGGATGACGACGGACAGGTTTCCCGCCACTGCGTGCGCACCATCCACGCCGAGCAGAACGCCATCTGCCAGGCGGCGCGCCACGGCACGGCCCTGGACGGCGCCACCCTCTATTGCACGATGGAACCCTGCCGCACCTGCGCTCTCCTCATCATCAGCTGCGGTATCCGGCGTGTGGTGGCGGAGCGCCGCTATCACGCCGCCGGCGAGACAAGGGAGTTGTTCCAGATGGCGGGAGTGGACCTGGTCGTGCAGAACGACGAAGTGGAACGCTACGAGAACCAGTGA
- the pepN gene encoding aminopeptidase N yields the protein MARQTRDIQLKDYNPSSWQIHSANLLFDLYDDHALVHARLELSPRPGRPPAELRLAGEALDLISVAVDGAVAPAGSWRVEQGELIISGLRGEHVVETVSRIHPAANTELSGLYLSDGIFCTQCEAEGFRHITWFLDRPDVMCLFTTTIQADRERCPVLLSNGNLEDSGELEDGRHWARWSDPFPKPSYLFAMVAGRLEHIEDRFTTASGRDVALRIYTEAHNVHKCGFAMESLKRAMAWDEQAYGREYDLDIFMIVAVDAFNMGAMENKGLNIFNSSLVLALPEATTDDTFDSIEGVVAHEYFHNWTGNRITCRDWFQITLKEGLTVFRDQEFSADMGSRAVCRISAVQLLRGRQFPEDASPMAHPIQPVSYQKIDNFYTATVYEKGAEVIRMMHTLLGPEGWRRGMDCYFARHDGQAVTTEDFVKALEDGSGRDLGQFRRWYRQVGTPRLTVRENWDPAGGELHLELSQQVPGWAAGAEAGPLHIPVAIGLLDKEGRELPTRLHEEADAQPAGTRLLELRDERRRFTFTGLTARPHLSLLRGFSAPVRVERETAREELGFLLARDSDAFARWEAGQALYTRSLLAAVEGLRKGRGAEVDPIMLVAWGATLADADQDPAFIALALQLPGYTVLEQEYDEVPVEALVQALDLHRRQLAVTHGDALMAVYERYARELAARPYDREPRSAGQRTLKNACLALLGEAEVKEAARLAMRQYRGAQCMSDTMGALAAMTHCHRPEREEALADFAARWGQDPVVMNSWFAVQAVARREDTLERIGALMQHPAFDIKNPNKVRALISTFAARNPARFHKADGSAYRFFTDRVVEVDALNATMGSSMVRPLMSWRRHEPARAALLKEQLERLAATEGLSANSYEIVSKSLAEA from the coding sequence ATGGCTCGCCAAACCCGCGACATCCAGCTAAAGGATTATAATCCCTCAAGTTGGCAGATACATTCGGCAAATCTTCTGTTCGACCTGTATGACGACCATGCCTTGGTGCATGCCCGGCTTGAATTGTCGCCCCGGCCTGGCCGGCCGCCGGCCGAGCTGCGCCTCGCGGGCGAGGCCTTGGACTTGATCAGCGTGGCCGTGGATGGCGCCGTGGCGCCCGCCGGCTCCTGGCGCGTCGAGCAAGGCGAATTGATCATCAGCGGTTTGCGCGGCGAGCATGTGGTGGAGACGGTCTCCCGCATCCATCCCGCCGCCAACACCGAGTTGTCGGGGCTTTACCTTTCCGACGGCATCTTTTGCACCCAGTGTGAAGCGGAGGGCTTCCGCCACATCACCTGGTTCCTGGACCGGCCCGATGTCATGTGCCTGTTCACGACCACCATCCAGGCTGATCGGGAGCGCTGCCCGGTCCTGCTCTCCAATGGCAACCTGGAGGACAGCGGAGAACTGGAGGATGGCCGGCACTGGGCGCGGTGGTCGGATCCCTTTCCCAAGCCGAGCTACCTCTTTGCCATGGTGGCCGGCCGGCTGGAACACATCGAGGATCGTTTCACCACGGCCAGCGGCCGGGACGTGGCCCTGCGCATCTACACTGAGGCCCACAACGTCCACAAGTGCGGCTTCGCCATGGAGTCCCTCAAGCGGGCGATGGCCTGGGACGAACAGGCCTACGGCCGCGAGTACGATCTGGATATCTTCATGATCGTCGCCGTGGACGCCTTCAACATGGGCGCCATGGAGAACAAGGGCTTGAACATCTTCAACAGCTCGCTGGTGCTGGCCCTGCCCGAGGCCACCACCGACGACACCTTCGACAGCATCGAAGGCGTGGTGGCCCACGAGTACTTCCACAACTGGACGGGGAATCGCATCACCTGCCGGGACTGGTTCCAGATCACGCTGAAGGAGGGGTTGACCGTCTTCCGCGACCAGGAGTTCTCCGCCGACATGGGTTCGCGGGCCGTCTGCCGTATTTCGGCCGTGCAGCTCCTGCGCGGCCGGCAGTTCCCCGAGGACGCCAGCCCCATGGCCCATCCCATCCAACCCGTCAGCTACCAGAAGATCGACAACTTCTACACGGCCACCGTTTACGAGAAGGGCGCCGAAGTCATCCGCATGATGCACACGCTGCTTGGTCCGGAGGGCTGGCGGCGGGGCATGGATTGCTACTTCGCCCGCCACGACGGACAGGCCGTGACGACGGAGGACTTCGTCAAGGCGCTGGAGGACGGCTCCGGGCGGGATCTGGGACAGTTCCGCCGCTGGTACCGGCAGGTGGGCACGCCCCGCCTCACCGTGCGCGAGAACTGGGATCCCGCGGGGGGCGAGCTCCACCTGGAGCTGTCCCAGCAGGTGCCGGGCTGGGCGGCGGGGGCCGAGGCCGGTCCCCTGCACATTCCCGTGGCGATCGGCCTGCTGGACAAGGAAGGCCGGGAGCTGCCCACTCGCCTGCATGAGGAGGCGGATGCACAGCCGGCCGGCACGCGACTGCTCGAGCTGCGCGACGAGCGCCGCCGCTTCACCTTCACGGGCTTGACGGCACGCCCCCACCTCAGCCTGCTGCGCGGCTTCAGCGCCCCGGTCCGCGTGGAGCGCGAGACCGCCCGGGAGGAGCTGGGCTTCCTGCTGGCCAGGGACTCGGACGCCTTTGCCCGCTGGGAGGCAGGGCAGGCCCTCTACACCCGATCCCTGCTGGCCGCCGTGGAAGGGTTGCGGAAGGGGCGCGGCGCGGAGGTGGATCCCATCATGCTTGTGGCCTGGGGAGCCACCCTGGCCGACGCCGATCAGGATCCCGCCTTCATCGCCCTGGCCCTCCAACTGCCGGGCTACACCGTGCTGGAACAGGAGTACGATGAGGTGCCGGTTGAGGCGCTGGTCCAGGCCCTGGATCTGCACCGCCGCCAGCTGGCCGTGACACATGGCGACGCGCTGATGGCCGTCTACGAGCGCTATGCACGTGAACTGGCGGCCCGTCCCTATGATCGAGAACCACGCTCCGCCGGGCAGCGGACTCTCAAGAACGCCTGCCTGGCCTTGCTGGGCGAGGCGGAGGTGAAGGAAGCGGCTCGTCTGGCCATGCGCCAGTATCGCGGGGCGCAATGCATGTCGGACACGATGGGCGCCCTGGCGGCCATGACCCACTGCCACAGGCCCGAGCGCGAAGAGGCGCTGGCGGACTTCGCCGCACGCTGGGGTCAGGATCCGGTGGTGATGAACTCCTGGTTCGCCGTGCAGGCGGTCGCGCGGCGGGAGGACACCCTGGAGCGCATCGGCGCTCTCATGCAACATCCGGCCTTCGACATCAAAAACCCCAACAAGGTGCGCGCCCTCATCAGCACCTTCGCCGCGCGCAACCCGGCCCGCTTCCACAAGGCGGACGGAAGCGCCTACCGCTTCTTCACGGATCGGGTGGTGGAGGTGGATGCGCTCAACGCGACCATGGGCAGCAGCATGGTGCGGCCCCTCATGTCCTGGCGCCGCCATGAGCCGGCGCGCGCCGCCCTGCTCAAGGAGCAGCTGGAACGGTTGGCCGCGACGGAGGGGCTGTCCGCCAATTCCTACGAGATCGTCTCCAAGAGCCTGGCGGAGGCCTGA
- a CDS encoding nucleoside recognition domain-containing protein — translation MTVELLRPAIDAFSHALVPFLFVAIPVFAVARRVKLYEEFIEGAKGGFEVALRIIPYLVAILVAIGMFRASGALDLLAGLLAPLTAAIGFPVEALPAALMRPLSGSGSLGLVTELIQVHGPDSFIGRLASTMYGSTETTFYVLAVYFGSVGIRRTRHALIAGLLADAAGLLAALWICRVMFG, via the coding sequence ATGACGGTTGAGCTGCTCCGCCCGGCCATCGACGCCTTCTCACACGCCCTGGTGCCATTCCTTTTCGTCGCCATTCCCGTCTTCGCCGTGGCGCGCCGAGTCAAGCTCTACGAGGAGTTCATCGAAGGGGCCAAGGGCGGCTTCGAGGTGGCTCTGCGCATCATTCCCTACCTGGTGGCCATTCTGGTGGCCATCGGCATGTTTCGCGCCTCCGGCGCCCTGGATCTGTTGGCCGGCCTGCTGGCACCGCTCACGGCGGCCATCGGATTCCCGGTGGAGGCGCTCCCTGCCGCCCTGATGCGTCCCCTCTCCGGTTCGGGCAGCCTGGGCCTGGTCACCGAACTCATTCAGGTGCACGGCCCCGACTCCTTCATCGGCCGCTTGGCCAGCACCATGTACGGCTCCACCGAGACGACCTTCTACGTGCTGGCCGTCTACTTCGGTTCGGTGGGCATCCGCCGCACTCGCCATGCCCTGATCGCCGGCCTGCTGGCCGACGCCGCCGGCCTGCTGGCGGCGCTGTGGATCTGCCGCGTCATGTTCGGATAA
- a CDS encoding nucleoside recognition domain-containing protein, whose product MMTWIWLALVVGSVVVGAFTGRLDEVSKAAFDMAGVAVTIALSLIGVMSLWLGLMRVAEKAGMIQLLAKAIRPIFRRLFPDIPDGHPALGSMLLNISASWLGLGNAATPLGLKAMEQLQELNPRKDTASNSQVTFLAINTASITLIPTTIIAVRAGAGSAQPAEIVGTTLVASGIATVVAILASRLLPRFFPIQPAEQGGEARHDG is encoded by the coding sequence ATGATGACCTGGATCTGGCTGGCCCTCGTGGTGGGCAGCGTCGTGGTGGGCGCCTTCACCGGTCGCCTGGACGAGGTGAGCAAGGCCGCCTTCGACATGGCCGGCGTGGCCGTGACCATCGCCCTTTCCCTCATCGGTGTCATGAGCCTGTGGCTGGGCCTGATGCGAGTCGCGGAGAAGGCGGGAATGATCCAATTGCTGGCCAAGGCAATCCGCCCCATCTTTCGCCGCCTCTTCCCGGACATTCCCGATGGTCATCCCGCGCTGGGCTCCATGCTGCTCAACATCAGCGCCAGCTGGCTGGGCTTGGGCAACGCCGCCACGCCCCTGGGCCTGAAAGCGATGGAGCAGCTGCAGGAACTCAATCCGCGCAAGGACACGGCCAGCAACAGCCAGGTGACCTTCCTGGCCATCAACACCGCCAGCATCACCCTTATCCCGACCACCATCATCGCCGTGCGGGCCGGCGCCGGCAGCGCCCAACCGGCGGAGATCGTGGGAACCACCCTGGTCGCCTCGGGCATCGCCACGGTGGTGGCCATCCTGGCCAGCCGCCTCTTGCCGCGCTTCTTCCCCATCCAGCCCGCCGAGCAAGGCGGGGAGGCGCGCCATGACGGTTGA
- a CDS encoding S8 family serine peptidase — MKQLAVMLLSAGVAAAGTFSPGLERLVADRPGGETMTVLLAMREQADITTLSAELSARRVTRAERNRQVVERLTETAGVSQAALLAELEQLKAAGKVEGYTPYWITNAVVVRAPLAILRQLAAREDVAVAEPDLRVELIQPILPEGGPVEDGGNGQRTPEAGVTAVRAPQVWSELGITGTGALVGGIDTGVLGTHTALSSRWRGNNGHPASQCWIDAANLGHTTPQDGHGHGTHTMGTMVGGAPGDEVGVAPGAQWIASNCINMGTGAAFDNAVIASFQFMANPDGNPNTIDDVPDVVQNSWGVNEGFSGYFDCDSRWWAAIDNCEAAGVCVTWSAGNEGPGSTTLRSPGDRALTPYNCFSVGATSAFSPYTIASFSSRGPSGCGGAFAMKPEVSAPGVDTRSCYNNGGYTVMSGTSMAGPHVAGVVALMRSANPDLEVDLIKQILMDTAVDRGSAGEDNTYGHGTVDAYEAVLAALAGFNDLYPPIILLLETDLALAGQPLTVAARVTDASGLSSVTLDWRLAEGEWQTLPMSQSGLVWSAQIPGQTGGATLEFRVTAVDASENVNSATTPVGSRVVYTRIHADGFNGASAFTHEGGGGLTDQWHLESARAFEGSHSWKFGGTGTGNYANDAGGILTSPTLPLPAGATEITAAIRSWIAAETSGAYPDSCYDGGKWEMSVNGGPWQDALPAPAYSHALRGGTATAALRAWLGFPVRLYSGIADWTVLSAVVPPAASTVQFRWLFGTDVGTVREGWYLDDFRLLALVAPVVGAPVDDLSISWSDGVATLDWSPLPGALSYKIYASEVAWDDTPLLVGEVATPSFQHSGAGTMRFYQVRVVY; from the coding sequence ATGAAACAACTTGCTGTCATGTTGCTCTCGGCCGGCGTCGCCGCCGCGGGGACATTCTCTCCGGGTCTGGAGCGTCTCGTGGCCGACCGTCCCGGTGGGGAGACGATGACCGTGCTGCTGGCCATGCGCGAGCAGGCGGACATCACGACCCTCAGCGCCGAACTCAGCGCCCGCCGGGTCACGCGCGCCGAGCGCAACCGGCAGGTGGTGGAGCGTTTGACGGAGACGGCTGGAGTCTCCCAGGCCGCCTTGCTGGCCGAGCTGGAGCAGCTCAAGGCCGCGGGCAAGGTCGAAGGCTACACGCCTTATTGGATCACCAACGCCGTGGTTGTGCGCGCTCCCCTGGCCATCCTGCGCCAGCTGGCGGCGCGGGAGGACGTGGCGGTGGCGGAGCCCGATCTGCGGGTGGAGCTGATCCAGCCCATCCTGCCCGAGGGAGGCCCGGTGGAAGACGGTGGCAATGGTCAGCGCACGCCGGAGGCGGGCGTGACAGCCGTGCGCGCTCCCCAGGTCTGGAGCGAGTTGGGCATCACGGGCACGGGCGCCCTGGTGGGCGGCATCGACACCGGCGTGCTCGGCACACACACGGCGCTGAGTTCCCGCTGGCGTGGCAACAACGGACATCCCGCCAGCCAGTGCTGGATCGACGCGGCCAACCTGGGCCACACCACGCCGCAGGATGGGCATGGCCACGGCACCCACACCATGGGCACGATGGTGGGCGGCGCTCCCGGCGACGAGGTGGGCGTGGCCCCAGGGGCGCAGTGGATCGCCAGCAACTGCATCAACATGGGCACGGGCGCGGCCTTCGACAACGCCGTGATCGCCTCCTTCCAGTTCATGGCCAACCCTGACGGCAACCCGAACACCATCGACGACGTGCCGGACGTGGTGCAGAATAGCTGGGGCGTCAACGAAGGCTTCAGCGGCTACTTCGATTGTGACAGCCGCTGGTGGGCGGCCATTGACAACTGCGAGGCGGCGGGGGTCTGCGTCACCTGGTCCGCCGGCAACGAGGGTCCGGGCAGCACCACCCTGCGCAGCCCGGGGGATCGCGCCCTGACGCCCTACAATTGCTTCTCGGTGGGCGCCACCAGCGCCTTCTCCCCTTACACCATCGCCAGCTTCTCCTCGCGCGGGCCCAGCGGCTGTGGCGGCGCCTTCGCCATGAAGCCGGAGGTCTCGGCCCCCGGCGTGGACACGCGCAGCTGCTACAACAACGGCGGCTACACCGTGATGAGCGGCACCTCCATGGCCGGACCGCACGTGGCGGGAGTGGTGGCTCTCATGCGCAGCGCCAACCCGGACCTGGAGGTGGATCTCATCAAGCAGATCCTGATGGATACGGCCGTGGACCGGGGATCGGCCGGCGAGGACAACACCTACGGCCACGGCACGGTGGACGCCTACGAGGCGGTGCTGGCCGCCTTGGCCGGTTTCAACGACCTCTACCCGCCCATCATCCTGCTGCTGGAGACGGACCTGGCCCTGGCCGGCCAGCCCCTGACCGTGGCGGCCCGCGTCACCGACGCCAGCGGCCTCTCCTCCGTGACGCTTGACTGGCGTCTGGCGGAGGGCGAATGGCAGACCCTGCCCATGTCCCAGAGCGGACTTGTCTGGTCGGCCCAGATTCCCGGCCAGACGGGCGGCGCCACCCTGGAGTTCCGCGTCACGGCCGTGGATGCCTCGGAGAACGTCAACAGCGCCACCACACCGGTGGGCAGCCGGGTGGTCTACACCCGGATCCACGCCGACGGCTTCAACGGAGCATCAGCCTTCACCCACGAGGGCGGCGGCGGCCTGACCGACCAGTGGCACCTGGAGAGCGCCCGCGCCTTCGAGGGCAGCCACAGCTGGAAGTTCGGCGGCACGGGCACGGGCAACTACGCCAATGACGCAGGCGGCATCCTGACCAGCCCGACCCTGCCCCTGCCCGCCGGCGCGACGGAGATCACGGCCGCCATCCGATCCTGGATCGCCGCGGAGACCTCCGGCGCCTACCCGGACTCCTGCTACGACGGCGGCAAGTGGGAGATGAGCGTGAACGGCGGCCCCTGGCAGGACGCCCTGCCGGCCCCGGCCTATTCGCATGCTCTGCGTGGCGGCACCGCCACCGCCGCGCTGCGGGCCTGGCTGGGCTTCCCGGTGCGCCTCTACAGCGGCATCGCGGACTGGACCGTGCTCAGCGCGGTCGTGCCGCCGGCCGCCTCCACCGTGCAATTCCGCTGGCTCTTCGGAACGGACGTGGGCACGGTGCGAGAGGGCTGGTACCTGGATGACTTCCGGCTCCTGGCCCTGGTGGCGCCGGTGGTGGGAGCGCCGGTGGACGACCTGTCCATCAGTTGGTCGGACGGCGTGGCCACCCTGGATTGGAGTCCCCTGCCCGGCGCCCTTTCCTACAAGATCTATGCCAGCGAAGTGGCATGGGATGACACGCCGCTCCTGGTGGGCGAAGTGGCGACACCGTCCTTCCAACATTCCGGGGCGGGCACCATGCGCTTCTATCAGGTGCGGGTCGTCTACTAA
- a CDS encoding tRNA-uridine aminocarboxypropyltransferase: MSRPPRRPPALNVGQSCRHCRMLADLCVCQVVPRRMTRTRLVLIMHHIEARRQSNTGRLALSALEHAEILLRGRPDQSLDLSRLIDPARRLLLLFPSPEAELLDEAYVARDDRPVTLIVPDGTWNLARKIPLRQPELRPLPRVRLGLEEPSAYRLRHSPHPDKLSTLEAIARALGVLEGPELRRDLETLFQVARDRILWSQGKLREELVAGGLPFRARPWAAKA; this comes from the coding sequence GTGTCCCGCCCGCCCCGTCGCCCGCCCGCCCTCAACGTCGGCCAGTCCTGTCGGCACTGCCGCATGCTGGCCGACCTTTGCGTCTGTCAGGTGGTGCCGCGCCGGATGACGCGCACCCGGCTGGTTCTGATCATGCACCACATCGAGGCCCGCCGGCAGAGCAACACCGGCCGCCTCGCCCTGAGCGCGCTGGAGCATGCGGAGATCCTTCTGCGCGGCCGGCCTGATCAAAGCCTTGACCTGTCCCGCTTGATCGATCCGGCGCGCCGCCTGCTCCTGCTCTTTCCCAGTCCGGAGGCCGAGCTGCTGGATGAGGCCTACGTCGCCCGCGACGACCGCCCGGTCACTCTCATCGTGCCCGACGGCACCTGGAACCTGGCCCGCAAGATTCCCCTGCGCCAGCCGGAGCTGCGTCCCCTGCCCCGGGTCCGCCTGGGCCTGGAGGAGCCATCCGCCTACCGCCTGCGCCACTCGCCGCATCCGGACAAGCTGTCCACCCTGGAGGCCATCGCCCGGGCCCTGGGCGTCCTCGAAGGGCCGGAGCTGCGCCGGGACCTGGAGACGCTCTTCCAGGTGGCCCGCGATCGCATCCTCTGGAGCCAGGGCAAGCTGCGC